Proteins from a single region of Planktothrix tepida PCC 9214:
- the dnaN gene encoding DNA polymerase III subunit beta, whose translation MPTKTRRSATQNRIKKNKPSDLQTVPSQTPKILTEEKSQVVNTSKTSPSSSTSDVTLQLLCTQNDLATHLELVSHAVPAKPTHPILGNVLLVACAKTQRVYLSVFNLSLAIQTSFEAKVNTPGETTIPAELLSEIVRKFSSGDLQLSNSISLNTEDNQDYHLSTTKPEQNPILTLVSASGRYQVRGLSSDEFPSIPEVNSCQNLAMAAEALKSGIKGALFATATDETKQILTGVHLKINSNTLELVATDGHRLAVVETSIQGFKKKKETENTEPLQFTLPAKSLLELERILSSRTSAESVQLSYNLTTGYVEFSWGVQRLITRCLEGEYPAYQDLLNHDFKHQVYLEKLPFVKALERLSVLADKKEKIINIDFSPENQQVSLSLLREFGNGREEMTAILNFSHSFSISFNIKYLLEGIKAIASSEISIHLIDSDHPAILKPFGNREQPHLLIDSQYLLMPVVKS comes from the coding sequence ATGCCAACTAAAACCCGACGTTCGGCAACTCAAAACCGAATTAAAAAGAACAAACCTTCTGACCTTCAAACTGTTCCTTCTCAAACCCCTAAAATTTTAACAGAAGAAAAAAGCCAAGTTGTTAACACCTCTAAAACTTCCCCCTCTTCCTCAACTTCAGATGTTACTCTGCAACTGCTTTGCACACAAAATGATTTAGCAACTCACCTCGAACTGGTTAGCCATGCTGTTCCTGCTAAACCAACCCATCCCATATTAGGTAATGTTCTGTTAGTAGCTTGCGCTAAAACTCAGCGTGTTTACTTAAGCGTATTTAATCTAAGTTTAGCCATTCAAACTTCCTTTGAAGCTAAGGTTAACACTCCAGGGGAAACGACAATTCCCGCCGAACTTTTAAGTGAAATTGTTCGTAAATTTTCTTCGGGTGATCTCCAATTAAGTAACTCAATCTCTTTGAATACTGAAGATAACCAAGATTACCATTTAAGTACAACTAAACCCGAACAAAATCCGATTTTAACTTTAGTTTCCGCCAGTGGACGCTACCAAGTTCGAGGTTTATCAAGTGATGAATTCCCCTCAATTCCTGAAGTCAATTCTTGCCAAAATCTGGCTATGGCTGCGGAAGCTCTAAAAAGTGGTATTAAAGGAGCATTATTTGCAACAGCGACCGATGAAACGAAGCAAATCTTAACCGGAGTGCATCTAAAAATTAACTCTAATACCTTAGAATTGGTGGCAACGGACGGTCATCGATTAGCTGTGGTAGAAACCTCTATTCAAGGGTTCAAGAAAAAGAAAGAAACGGAGAATACAGAACCTTTGCAATTTACTCTTCCCGCTAAATCTCTATTGGAACTAGAGCGGATTTTATCGAGTCGGACTTCTGCGGAATCTGTACAACTGTCTTATAATCTGACCACGGGTTATGTAGAATTTTCTTGGGGCGTACAACGGCTGATCACTCGTTGTTTAGAAGGGGAATATCCCGCCTACCAAGATCTATTAAACCACGACTTCAAACATCAAGTTTACCTAGAAAAATTGCCTTTTGTGAAAGCACTGGAACGGCTATCGGTCTTGGCGGATAAAAAGGAAAAAATCATCAACATTGACTTTAGCCCTGAAAACCAGCAAGTTTCCTTATCCTTATTAAGGGAGTTTGGAAATGGAAGGGAAGAAATGACAGCAATTCTCAACTTTAGTCATTCTTTTTCCATTTCTTTCAATATTAAGTATTTGTTGGAAGGGATTAAAGCGATCGCTAGTTCTGAAATTTCAATCCACCTCATTGATAGTGATCATCCAGCTATCTTAAAACCTTTTGGTAATCGAGAACAACCCCATCTTTTAATCGATAGCCAATACTTGTTAATGCCTGTTGTCAAATCTTAA
- the dnaX gene encoding DNA polymerase III subunit gamma/tau, translating to MYTPFPQKYRPRILSQLTGQEYIQRTLSNAIQGNKIAPAYLFTGERGTGKTSTARILAKSLNCTATDQPTVTPCGQCQSCRSIEKGSSLDVMEIDAASHNGVEDARNLIERVHFAPAIGRYRIFVLDEVHCLSSQAFNALLKCLEEPPAHVVFILCTTEAHKVLPTIVSRCQVFRFQPLSVDAIVQHLTMIAEKEAIPITSSAKIAIARACGGGLRDALQLLGQLSLLGEEITHSQVLALSGRVSESDLVTILHRINTGDTLKLLQLSRELLDSGKTPLTLLTSLLSCYRDLLLVANVPDCSSLLTSGVSYPKLKAIAKTWSQSSIHQGFEQLSASEWQLNKSVQPSLWLEVCLLGLIPKSPKTKPRNHQTHKRNSTSVSSSKPLDLKNTIWETVLSKASEKNRVFLSVAFLAELTEQKAILAVPPPYLNKFNRNIRKVQKLFLAATGINYQVLIQEGNQ from the coding sequence ATGTATACTCCATTTCCTCAAAAATATCGTCCCCGTATCCTATCCCAATTAACCGGACAGGAGTACATTCAAAGAACCCTTTCTAACGCAATTCAAGGGAATAAAATTGCTCCTGCTTATTTGTTTACAGGAGAACGAGGGACTGGAAAAACCTCAACAGCACGAATTTTAGCGAAGTCCTTAAATTGCACCGCTACCGACCAACCCACTGTTACTCCTTGCGGTCAATGTCAGTCCTGTCGTTCTATTGAAAAAGGAAGCAGTTTAGACGTCATGGAAATTGATGCAGCTTCCCACAATGGAGTTGAAGATGCTCGGAATTTGATTGAACGAGTCCATTTTGCTCCCGCTATCGGTCGTTACCGAATTTTTGTTTTAGACGAAGTTCATTGTCTCAGTTCCCAAGCTTTTAATGCTCTGCTCAAATGTCTTGAAGAACCACCCGCTCATGTTGTCTTCATTCTCTGCACAACAGAAGCACATAAAGTGCTACCTACTATTGTCAGCCGATGTCAAGTATTTCGGTTTCAGCCGCTTTCTGTTGATGCTATAGTTCAGCACTTAACCATGATTGCTGAAAAAGAAGCTATCCCTATCACCTCCTCGGCTAAAATTGCGATCGCTCGCGCCTGTGGGGGTGGACTGCGCGACGCCTTGCAATTACTGGGTCAGTTAAGCTTATTGGGAGAAGAAATTACCCATTCTCAAGTTCTAGCACTATCGGGTCGCGTTTCAGAGTCCGACTTGGTAACAATACTGCACCGCATTAACACTGGAGACACCCTGAAGCTGCTACAACTGTCTCGTGAACTTCTTGATAGTGGAAAAACACCCCTGACTCTGCTAACTTCCTTGCTGAGTTGTTATCGAGATTTGCTGCTAGTCGCCAACGTCCCTGACTGTTCATCCTTACTCACCAGTGGGGTTTCTTATCCCAAACTCAAGGCGATCGCAAAAACTTGGAGTCAATCTTCAATTCATCAAGGTTTTGAACAGTTAAGTGCTTCAGAATGGCAGCTTAATAAAAGTGTACAACCGAGTTTATGGCTAGAAGTTTGTTTACTGGGATTAATTCCTAAATCTCCTAAAACTAAACCCCGTAATCATCAAACTCACAAGCGAAATTCAACCTCTGTTTCCTCCTCAAAACCCCTTGATCTAAAAAACACCATTTGGGAAACCGTGCTATCAAAAGCATCTGAAAAGAATCGAGTTTTCCTGTCGGTTGCTTTCCTGGCGGAACTAACCGAGCAAAAAGCCATCTTAGCTGTACCTCCCCCATATCTTAACAAATTTAACCGCAATATTCGGAAGGTACAAAAACTATTTTTGGCAGCAACAGGAATTAACTATCAAGTCTTAATTCAGGAGGGAAATCAATGA
- the holA gene encoding DNA polymerase III subunit delta has product MISLLVGDDRYAISKKLSAFKKSLDPAWLSFNYHRFHASAVDEAIYCALTPALGSVKAKLVIVEDCNFKQFDEAVMDTLQFLPRVPQSTHLIFVASSLDKRLKVSKFLLSQSQLFEFNLIVPWRSDLIAQYIRTQSLRIGLSLDQNSREYLADAIGNDSARIESELQLLALYSNGAKLSLKQVRSLIPSITQNSLQLAKAIRENNAKKAVDLLQKLLTKETFPAAICATLITQFRTWLWVKATIVKGVKSDAEIAKICQISNFKRVYFLKQEVQTIPLQSLVKAVSLLLDLEIALKQGKRNSLLSSILAITQLFASQPVKTAAKLF; this is encoded by the coding sequence ATGATTAGCTTGTTAGTCGGTGATGATCGGTATGCAATTTCCAAAAAACTCTCGGCTTTCAAAAAAAGCCTTGACCCTGCTTGGCTTAGTTTCAACTATCATCGCTTTCATGCTTCTGCTGTAGATGAAGCCATTTATTGTGCTTTAACTCCGGCTTTGGGTTCAGTTAAAGCTAAATTAGTCATCGTGGAGGACTGCAACTTTAAACAGTTTGATGAAGCGGTGATGGATACTCTTCAATTTCTCCCAAGAGTCCCTCAATCAACTCATTTGATTTTTGTAGCTTCCAGCCTTGACAAACGATTAAAAGTCTCAAAATTTCTGCTCTCCCAAAGCCAACTGTTTGAATTCAATTTGATTGTGCCTTGGCGAAGTGATCTCATCGCCCAATATATCCGTACCCAAAGCCTTCGCATTGGTTTATCATTGGATCAAAATAGTAGAGAATATTTAGCTGACGCTATTGGCAATGATTCAGCCCGAATTGAATCTGAACTGCAACTTCTAGCTCTCTACAGTAACGGTGCAAAGCTGAGTTTAAAACAAGTTCGTTCTCTTATCCCTTCCATTACCCAAAATAGCCTCCAATTAGCTAAAGCGATTCGAGAAAATAATGCCAAAAAAGCGGTTGATTTACTCCAAAAACTCTTGACAAAAGAAACGTTTCCTGCTGCGATTTGTGCCACCCTCATTACCCAATTTAGAACTTGGCTTTGGGTTAAAGCAACAATTGTTAAGGGAGTTAAATCTGATGCTGAAATTGCCAAGATTTGCCAAATTTCTAATTTCAAACGAGTCTATTTTCTTAAACAAGAGGTACAAACGATTCCTTTGCAATCTTTAGTAAAAGCTGTATCTTTGTTACTGGATTTGGAAATAGCTTTAAAACAGGGAAAACGAAACTCGCTGCTGTCTTCTATTCTGGCAATTACCCAACTGTTTGCAAGCCAACCTGTTAAAACAGCAGCTAAATTGTTTTAA
- the zwf gene encoding glucose-6-phosphate dehydrogenase — MDLASAKALEAKISVRQKDLIFVLFGAGGNLASLKLFLALFQSFKEEKLPANFTILAVDLNPEMTSGSFRGWVRQDLLDKGPESEEMAAFLEHIVYFPFNVLTGNYQSLKDKISGLETERKVSPNRKIIYFLSLLPNLFEPTIQGLGQAGLLADENARLAVEKPFGSSLESAQKLNAIILQYCQESQIYRMDHWLGKETVQNLLNFRFANGIFEHLWSRQFIDYIEITAAETVLVPDGRGYVGALKDMVVNHLFQLICLLLMEPPNSLSADDIRDEKVKLLRVLKADPKFTIRGYYEGYDRTEETYIALKLMVDNYRWQGIPIYVRPWKGAKNKETEISAHFKGVPSTLFTAIPNTLVLRLQPDEAISLTWNVKVPGEPNNRQKSLDFLYNSKGGFEETIPEAYQTLIESMIEGDRTLFVRADEVEAQWAVVMPILNHWETLTINNGHLSESDIVHTYPVGSDGPTAANQILEPNHKWRSL, encoded by the coding sequence ATGGATTTGGCATCTGCCAAAGCGCTTGAAGCTAAAATCAGTGTCCGTCAAAAAGACTTGATTTTTGTCCTATTTGGCGCAGGTGGAAACTTAGCCAGCTTGAAACTCTTCCTGGCACTTTTCCAATCGTTCAAAGAGGAAAAGTTACCTGCTAACTTTACCATCTTAGCGGTAGATTTGAACCCAGAAATGACGTCTGGTTCTTTTCGGGGGTGGGTGCGACAAGATCTACTGGATAAAGGGCCAGAATCAGAAGAAATGGCAGCGTTTCTTGAGCATATTGTCTATTTCCCCTTTAATGTTCTAACGGGAAATTATCAATCGCTCAAAGATAAAATTTCTGGCTTAGAAACTGAACGAAAAGTATCGCCTAACCGAAAGATTATCTATTTTTTGAGTTTGTTGCCGAATTTATTTGAGCCAACAATTCAAGGATTAGGTCAAGCGGGTTTATTAGCCGATGAAAATGCCCGGTTAGCTGTAGAAAAGCCCTTTGGCAGTTCACTAGAATCTGCCCAGAAATTAAACGCTATCATCTTGCAATATTGCCAAGAGTCTCAGATTTACCGCATGGATCATTGGCTGGGCAAGGAAACAGTTCAGAACCTTTTAAACTTCCGGTTTGCTAATGGAATTTTTGAACATCTCTGGAGTCGCCAATTTATCGATTACATCGAAATTACGGCGGCTGAAACTGTTCTTGTTCCCGATGGCCGGGGGTATGTTGGGGCATTGAAAGATATGGTGGTTAACCACCTGTTTCAATTGATATGCCTGTTATTAATGGAGCCACCAAACTCTTTAAGTGCTGATGATATCCGTGATGAAAAAGTAAAGCTTTTACGAGTGTTAAAAGCCGATCCAAAATTTACTATTCGCGGTTATTATGAAGGGTATGATCGCACGGAAGAAACCTACATTGCTCTCAAGCTGATGGTTGATAACTATCGGTGGCAAGGCATCCCAATTTATGTGCGGCCATGGAAAGGAGCAAAAAATAAAGAGACAGAAATTTCTGCTCATTTCAAAGGAGTTCCTTCCACGTTGTTCACAGCAATTCCTAATACTTTGGTTTTGCGATTACAACCAGATGAAGCAATTTCTCTAACGTGGAATGTCAAGGTTCCAGGTGAACCAAATAACCGTCAAAAATCTCTCGATTTCTTGTATAATAGCAAAGGAGGATTTGAAGAAACAATTCCCGAAGCTTATCAGACTTTAATTGAGAGTATGATAGAGGGCGATCGCACTTTATTTGTCCGCGCGGACGAAGTTGAGGCACAATGGGCTGTCGTGATGCCAATTTTAAATCACTGGGAGACTTTAACCATTAATAATGGTCATCTCTCCGAAAGCGATATTGTGCATACTTACCCAGTAGGAAGTGATGGGCCAACAGCCGCCAATCAGATTTTAGAGCCGAATCATAAGTGGCGATCGCTATAG